One genomic segment of Mesoterricola silvestris includes these proteins:
- the clpA gene encoding ATP-dependent Clp protease ATP-binding subunit ClpA, which yields MPTPTLAPALNHCIQEAFAAARGARHEYLTLEHLLLALLSDPMVPAAVAACGGDGGKLATELRVWLEANLEALPPGAAFNPIPTLGFNRVMEQAILHTISSERPTVDSGAVLVALLAEKESQAAYLLKRQGVNRLPLLKHLSHGGARAGTGTAPAEAPEGEEEPPAKDPLKAYATDLVARAAEGRIDPLIGREEEMDRILHVLSRRRKNNPLLVGEAGVGKTAVAEGLALRIHEGRVPEALKGARFFSLDMGSLLAGTRYRGDFEERVKAVLAALAAHPGSLLFIDEIHTLVGAGAVSGGAMDASNLLKPVLASGELRCIGATTFQEAKSSLDRDRPLSRRFQKVEIAEPTEADSVAILKGLRPKYEEHHGVKYPDAALEAAVRLSSRYLRDLALPDKAIDVLDEAGAALKLLPGRRRRKTVTEADVEAVVARMARMPLQAVNADDREKLAGLEDGLKAVLFGQDEAIAKVCGAIRLSRSGLRGFERPVGSFLFAGPTGVGKTELARQLAKILDVEFIRFDMSEYMEKHAVSRLIGAPPGYVGFEDGGLLVDAVRRNPHAVVLLDEIEKAHPDIYAILLQVMDHATLTDNHGRKADFRHVALILTTNAGARNLSQRKVGFADAGTGGSARGALEKAFSPEFRNRLDAIVTFGPLGKPEILKVVDKNLKELQALLDEKNVVLEVSRSAREWLAEKGYDPAFGARPMARVVEEHLKKALASEILFGALQEGGTAKVERKGEGLGITAKGK from the coding sequence GTGCCCACCCCCACCCTCGCGCCCGCCTTGAACCACTGCATCCAGGAGGCCTTTGCCGCGGCCCGGGGGGCCCGGCACGAGTACCTGACCCTGGAGCACCTCCTCCTGGCCCTCCTCTCCGACCCCATGGTGCCGGCCGCGGTGGCCGCCTGCGGCGGGGACGGCGGGAAACTGGCCACGGAACTGCGCGTGTGGCTGGAGGCGAACCTGGAGGCCCTGCCCCCGGGCGCCGCCTTCAATCCCATCCCCACCCTGGGCTTCAACCGGGTCATGGAGCAGGCCATCCTGCACACCATCTCCTCGGAGCGCCCCACCGTGGACAGCGGGGCGGTGCTGGTGGCCCTGCTGGCGGAAAAGGAATCCCAGGCCGCCTACCTCCTGAAGCGCCAGGGCGTCAACCGCCTGCCCCTCCTGAAGCACCTCTCCCACGGCGGCGCCAGGGCCGGCACCGGCACCGCCCCCGCCGAGGCGCCCGAAGGCGAGGAGGAGCCCCCGGCCAAGGATCCCCTCAAGGCCTACGCCACGGACCTGGTGGCCCGGGCCGCCGAGGGCCGCATCGATCCCCTCATCGGGCGCGAGGAGGAGATGGACCGCATCCTCCACGTCCTCAGCCGCCGCCGCAAGAACAACCCGCTCCTGGTGGGCGAGGCCGGCGTGGGCAAGACGGCCGTGGCCGAGGGCCTGGCCCTGCGCATCCACGAAGGGCGGGTGCCCGAGGCCCTCAAGGGCGCGCGGTTCTTCTCCCTGGACATGGGCTCCCTGCTGGCGGGCACCCGCTACCGGGGCGATTTCGAGGAGCGGGTGAAGGCGGTGCTGGCGGCCCTGGCCGCCCATCCCGGAAGCCTGCTCTTCATCGACGAGATCCACACCCTGGTGGGCGCGGGCGCCGTGAGCGGCGGGGCCATGGACGCCTCCAACCTCCTCAAGCCCGTGCTGGCCAGCGGCGAGCTGCGCTGCATCGGCGCCACCACCTTCCAGGAGGCCAAGAGCTCCCTGGACCGCGACCGGCCCCTGTCCCGGCGCTTCCAGAAGGTGGAGATCGCCGAGCCCACGGAGGCCGACAGCGTGGCCATCCTCAAGGGCCTGCGCCCGAAGTACGAGGAGCACCACGGGGTGAAGTACCCCGACGCGGCGCTGGAGGCCGCGGTGCGCCTCTCCAGCCGCTACCTCCGGGACCTGGCCCTGCCCGACAAGGCCATCGACGTGCTGGACGAGGCCGGCGCCGCCCTCAAGCTGCTCCCCGGACGCAGGCGGCGAAAGACCGTCACCGAGGCCGACGTGGAGGCCGTCGTGGCCCGCATGGCCCGCATGCCCCTTCAGGCCGTCAACGCCGACGACCGGGAAAAGCTGGCCGGCCTCGAGGACGGCCTGAAGGCCGTGCTCTTCGGGCAGGACGAGGCCATCGCCAAGGTGTGCGGGGCCATCCGGCTCTCCCGCTCGGGCCTGCGCGGCTTCGAGCGGCCCGTGGGGTCCTTCCTCTTCGCGGGGCCCACCGGCGTGGGCAAGACGGAACTGGCCCGGCAGCTGGCGAAGATCCTGGACGTGGAATTCATCCGCTTCGACATGTCCGAGTACATGGAAAAGCACGCCGTGAGCCGTCTCATCGGCGCCCCTCCGGGCTACGTGGGCTTCGAGGACGGCGGCCTCCTGGTGGACGCCGTGCGCCGGAACCCCCACGCCGTGGTGCTCCTGGACGAGATCGAGAAGGCCCACCCCGACATCTACGCCATCCTCCTCCAGGTCATGGACCACGCCACCCTCACGGACAACCACGGCCGCAAGGCCGATTTCCGCCACGTGGCCCTCATCCTCACCACCAACGCCGGCGCCCGGAACCTCAGCCAGCGCAAGGTGGGCTTCGCCGACGCCGGCACCGGCGGCAGCGCCCGGGGCGCCCTGGAGAAGGCCTTCAGCCCCGAATTCCGCAACCGCCTCGACGCCATCGTCACCTTCGGCCCCCTGGGAAAACCCGAAATCCTGAAGGTCGTGGACAAGAACCTCAAGGAGCTCCAGGCCCTCCTGGACGAGAAGAACGTCGTCCTGGAGGTCTCCAGGAGCGCCCGGGAATGGCTCGCCGAGAAGGGCTACGACCCCGCCTTCGGCGCCCGGCCCATGGCGCGGGTGGTGGAGGAGCACCTGAAGAAGGCCCTGGCCAGCGAGATCCTCTTCGGGGCCCTGCAGGAGGGCGGGACCGCGAAGGTGGAGCGGAAGGGGGAGGGCCTGGGCATCACCGCGAAGGGGAAGTAG
- a CDS encoding energy transducer TonB, with protein MRFLAPILMASTMCCVTPQPAAKPPVNIDQAILDVDFGVMTIRFQPPSPHYPEAAKAQGIQGRVTVVFIVDERGETVSSKAIDGPAELHQTAEQYGLQWKFKPSIINGRPRAVRFQLVMPFVLH; from the coding sequence ATGCGATTCCTTGCTCCGATCCTCATGGCATCTACGATGTGCTGCGTAACCCCTCAACCAGCCGCCAAACCACCCGTAAATATTGATCAAGCCATTCTTGATGTCGACTTTGGTGTCATGACGATTCGATTCCAGCCACCGTCCCCCCACTACCCGGAAGCAGCCAAAGCGCAGGGCATTCAAGGCCGGGTTACAGTTGTTTTTATCGTCGATGAACGCGGCGAAACAGTCAGCTCAAAGGCCATAGATGGCCCAGCAGAACTTCATCAAACGGCCGAGCAATATGGCCTACAATGGAAGTTCAAACCCTCGATCATCAATGGCCGGCCAAGGGCGGTTCGTTTTCAGCTAGTCATGCCTTTTGTCTTACACTGA
- a CDS encoding DHCW motif cupin fold protein, whose protein sequence is MQISATPFGITDWTLVESTEHVGETGSASWRTKTFNGIRVRMVEYSPGYKANHWCRKGHILLCVEGELLTELDDGRSFVLKPGMSYQVADNAEAHRSSTNGGAKLFIVD, encoded by the coding sequence GTGCAGATCTCCGCTACTCCTTTTGGCATTACCGACTGGACCCTCGTTGAATCCACAGAGCATGTGGGGGAAACGGGTTCTGCCTCTTGGCGAACGAAAACTTTTAATGGCATCCGGGTGCGAATGGTTGAATACTCTCCGGGTTATAAGGCAAACCATTGGTGCAGAAAGGGCCACATTCTGCTTTGCGTTGAAGGTGAGCTCCTCACCGAGCTCGATGATGGCCGGTCCTTTGTTTTGAAGCCTGGCATGAGCTATCAAGTCGCAGATAATGCGGAAGCTCACCGTTCATCTACCAACGGCGGTGCCAAGCTCTTCATTGTCGATTGA
- a CDS encoding IS256 family transposase, with the protein MLVEAVAQALINSQADAHFEAPWNARGMERPNGYRNGYKDRGFQTVAGALELSVPQARNGSFRPALFERWQRSERALLAACGQMVLAGVSNRNVSRLAEEAFGAEVSPSLVSQILKDIEPAVEAFRTRPLGAFPYLLVDARFDKVREGHRVRSRAFLWAAGVNEKGEREVLGWLDWGGETEVAWEGLFKDLKGRGLHGVDLLVSDAHEGLCQAATKAFPGSSWQECQAHFLRRSIEQVKAADQKAFREDVRAVLHAVDYVRSQELLGLLRARWEEKSPKAVDYVEEHLDSLQAVLALPEGHHKRLRTTNMVERFNQELKRKSRLVRVWPNAESRERVYGALLMEQNEAWTGQAWVHMGGPA; encoded by the coding sequence GTGCTGGTGGAAGCCGTGGCCCAGGCCCTGATCAACAGCCAGGCCGACGCCCATTTCGAGGCGCCCTGGAACGCCCGGGGCATGGAACGGCCTAACGGCTATCGCAATGGCTACAAGGATCGTGGCTTCCAGACCGTGGCCGGCGCCCTGGAGCTATCTGTACCGCAGGCCCGGAACGGCTCCTTCCGGCCGGCCCTATTCGAGCGCTGGCAGAGATCCGAGCGCGCCCTGCTGGCCGCTTGCGGCCAGATGGTGCTGGCCGGGGTGTCCAACCGGAACGTGAGCAGGCTGGCGGAGGAGGCCTTCGGGGCAGAGGTCAGTCCCAGCCTGGTATCCCAGATCCTAAAGGACATCGAGCCGGCCGTGGAAGCGTTTCGGACCCGGCCCTTGGGTGCCTTTCCGTATCTCCTCGTTGACGCCCGGTTCGACAAAGTCCGGGAAGGCCACCGCGTCCGCAGCCGGGCCTTCCTATGGGCTGCTGGGGTCAACGAGAAGGGGGAGCGAGAGGTCCTGGGCTGGCTGGATTGGGGCGGAGAGACCGAGGTGGCCTGGGAGGGCCTGTTCAAGGACCTGAAGGGTCGTGGCCTGCATGGGGTCGACCTGCTGGTCTCGGACGCCCACGAGGGCCTCTGCCAGGCCGCGACGAAGGCGTTTCCCGGATCGAGCTGGCAGGAGTGCCAGGCGCACTTCCTCCGCAGGTCGATCGAGCAGGTCAAGGCGGCGGACCAGAAGGCCTTCCGGGAAGACGTGAGGGCCGTGCTCCACGCCGTGGACTACGTCCGGTCGCAGGAGTTGCTCGGTCTGCTGAGGGCGCGCTGGGAGGAGAAATCGCCCAAGGCAGTGGACTACGTGGAGGAGCACCTGGACAGCCTCCAGGCCGTCCTGGCGCTACCCGAGGGCCATCATAAGCGGCTGCGGACGACCAATATGGTCGAGCGATTCAACCAGGAGCTGAAGCGAAAGAGCCGACTGGTGCGGGTTTGGCCCAATGCGGAAAGCCGGGAACGCGTCTACGGGGCGCTTCTCATGGAAC